The nucleotide sequence TTAGTGGAAAGCTGAATGTTGTTAGAGTCGTAGAACATAATCAGGTTGTCTAATCCAAGAGTACCTGCAATACGGCCTGCACCTTGCGAAATTTCTTCCTGAACGCCACCATCCGAAATAAATGTGTAGATAGTCTGGTTCATTACATCCCCAAAGCGGGCTTTTAAAAATTTAGCCGCGATTGCTGCACCAACAGCATAGGTATGACCTTGTCCCAATGGACCAGATGTGTTTTCCACACCACGTTTTACGTCTACTTCCGGGTGACCTGGAGTAGGGCTTCCCCACTGGCGGAACTGCTTTAGTTCGTCTAACGAATATTTTCCAGAAAGTGCCAGAACGGAATACAACATGGGAGACATATGTCCCGGGTCGAGGAAGAACCGATCTCTTCCTTCCCATTCAGGACAGGCAGGATCAAATACCAGAAACTCAGAAAACAGCACATTCGCGAAGTCTGCACCACCCATAGCTCCTCCGGGGTGTCCGGATTTAGCTTTTTCTACCATGGACGCAGCAAGAATACGAATATTATCCGCTGCCTTGTTCATAATTATACTATCGTTCATCTTTTTAAGAGGATTGTAATTTTTTGCAAATATAGGCATTCTAATTTATTAATACCCTACAAACGTAAGATAACCTATAAACAAAACTATCTTAACAAAGGTTTTATCAATCTCGTAACTAGTTTCGACAGATCATCTTAGCTATATGCTAAGAATTTGATTATTTATTTTGAAATTGCCATTTTTATTTGTAACATTGACCTGTCTTTTACTATTTAATACATGAAAACCATGAAGAAGTTCTATTCTGTTATTGTACTTTTATTTTTTATTATTCTTTTCGCTGGTGCGATGCTGAACGTTAAGGCTCCAGCCAATTACTTTGAAGGCAAATGGGATATTACTGTGGTTGGAACGCCTCAAGGAGATTCGCGGCTTATCTTATGCTTTGAAGAAAAAAATGGTAAGCTGGAAGGAAAAGTGATAGATCCTGCAACAAATACAGTGGTAAGTCCCATTACCAGTATTGAGCAAAAGGAAAAAACCGTAACTATTATTTTTGAAGCACAAGGGTATACGGTATCTTTGCAACTGAATGAAAAGGATAAAAATAGTGTTACCGGTAGTATGATGGGTATGTTTGATGCATCCGGTACCCGAATTGAAAAATAAATTTTTATGATGGTATTACTCTCTCCGGCAAAAACTATGGCAGGTGTTTCTTCTGTCAAGGCGCCGGATATTTCTGTTCCCCGTTTTGTAAAAGAAGCTTCGGAGCTTGCTCTTTATTTGTCTCAATGTCCGGTGGAAGATCTGGCCATGTTTTTTAAGGTTAACGGTAGTATTGCCGCCGAGAATTATCGCAGGTTCAGAGAATTTCATTCGCCGGATGTACCCTTGTTGCAGGCTATTCTTGCATACACCGGTATCGTGTTTAAACGACTTGATCCGTCCGATTTTAGCGTGGACGACTTTAATTATGCTCAATCGCATCTGCGTTTTACATCGTATTTGTATGGATTACTTAGGCCATTGGATGGAATCAAACTTTACAGGCTGGAAGGCGATGTGCGTTTGCCGGAACTAAACGGACAATCAATCTTTGAGTATTGGCGATCAAGACTTACAGATATATTAATTACCGATTGCATTAAAGCAGGAGGTGTGTTAGTTAATCTTGCCAGCGGCGAGATGAAATACTTGTTTGACTGGAAGCGCCTTACTTCTGAAGTCAAAGTAATTAGCCCCGAATTTAAAATAGCTAAGGGTGATAAACTTCGGACAATTGTTGTATATACCAAAATGGCCAGAGGAGAGATGGCGCGGATGATTCTGAAACATCGTCTTACAGATGTAGAAATGCTCAAACAGTTTAAATGGGAGGGATTTTATTTCCGCCCGGATCTATCGGATACCAATGCTTTTATATTTGTGCAAGACGGTTTATAGCATTTTACTCTTACAATACAAAAAGAAGATGACTTGTTATCAGACAAGTCATCTTCTTTAAAAAACTTACTTTACAACAGTTTCTTTGCTTTCAAAATAATTCCATACAATTGCTGAAATCGCTGCCCCGATAAATGGTGCTACAATAAACAGCCAAAGTTGAGTAAGTGCTACGCCACCTGCAATCACTGCACTACCACATCCCATGAGAACGAGGACCATTGTGCCGATCATTTCTGCAATGTACTTTTTCATGCTTTTTTGTATTAATAGGTAAAACAAAGAGACTGGATCAGAAAAGATATGCCCTTCCGGATAGTCCGAAAGGGCATAGAAATGATGAATTACTTTGTAAGATCTACTACTCCAAGATCTTTGTTTGTTCCACCGAATACATCAACCAAGGTTGAGTACTGAACGGTGTCTGCATCCATAGACTGGAATTCTACTTTGTATGTACCGGTTGTAAGACCGTGTAGCTTAAAGTAGTTATTTAATGTAGTGTCTGATACTGTCGAGATTGTATCTTCTCCAACTACAGTAAATACAAAATAAGGAACATCAGTGGGGTTGATGTTTCCTGAAATGGCAGAAGTGTTCTCTACTACGTAAGCTCTGATAACAGGCTTAAGTGAATAATTTCCATTTCCTTTGGCTACGATAGACTTTGCCGCGTCGAAATCGATTACAACGGAATAACCACTACTTGTAATGATACTTTCCTGAACGTTGAATTTCAGACCGGAAGTCTGTGCACTTGGAGTAGAAATTGGAACAACACTGCCGTCGTTTAATACAAGCTCGTTGTTTTCTCCGAGTACTAATCTGATTTGAGAGATATGCTCGCCTTCATATAATGTAATATTCGAAAGCAACGTATCTTTACCATTGGTGAAATCCAACAGGTTATAGGTTGCAGGAGTTATAGGCATATCTACCCAAGATTCTCCGTCGACAGAATATTTTACTTCCTGGATATCAATATTGATGGCTTGATAGTCATCCAATGTAGGAGCATCAGTCAGGTAAAATTTTACTTCGGTCCCTTTGTCTGCCGAATTTTCATCATTTGAACACGATACCATAAAAGTACCCATCGCTAGCAACATGTAAGCATACCATTTAAACTTCTTCATAATTTTAAAATTAATTAATGATCGATGAATTGAATTTAATAAGTCTGCAAAACTTACAAGTCACAGCAAATATACAGCTTGATTCTTAAAGTTGTATTCCTATAAATAAGATTGTCTTTTTTTTGTATTTGTTTTGTCTACGAATTAATAGTTGGAGTATTCAGTATGCATCACATTCAGAGGTTTAGGTAGCCAGACACGGTATCTTTCGGACTCAGACCAGGTATTTCCGGCAGACGAGAAATCGCAAAAGTGAATCTTTCTTGCGGCTCCGGCTTCTTCCATGTTTGTACCTGTTATAGCTGAAGTGGTAAAACTCATCCACGCAAAAGGCGATGTCTGGTTTTCAGGCTCCAATGTAAGATAGCCTTCTTTAGGTAGAAATTCGATTGCTTCGTCTACATCACCATCTTTATACCGACTGTCGCGGGCCAGTACTACAGGTCCCCGTTGAATAGCCTGATTATTATTTAATTGAACGAGTTTGGCACGTAAATCCAACGTAAACGTAATCTTGTCTCCTTTATTCCATGTACGGTCCAGCAAATAGTAGCATCCTCTTGTAATGTCTGTTACTTCCTGTCCGTTTACTGCCAATGATACTTGTTCGCTCCAGGCGGGTATACGTATGCCTACCGTAAATCGGGAACTTTTTTCGGGGATAATCTCCATTTCAATACTTCCATCAACCGGATAATTTGTGCTTTGTTTGATGTAGACCGACTGTGTTCCGTTTAGCCGGGTCTTTAATTCCGAGGTAGTAAACAGATTAACGTTGATGCGGTTTTCTTTTACCTGATAGGCTATCTGGGGCAGTAGCGCGAAGGCCCGGGGACCGTTGGCGTTGCAGCAGTTTATATGCATACCGCACTGTTCTTCCCCTTTATGCCGGCATCCTTCAAGCGGACTGTATTTGGCAATTTCGGAAGCATCATCTTTCATGGATGCAAACAACGCATTGTAGGTCGTTTTCTCTATTTGATCGGCATACATAGTATTGCCGGTAAGAGAGAGAAGTGTACTGCACAGCTTCATCCATGTAAAGGTTACACAAGTCTCCATCGTGTGATAGGTTGCCTGATCTTGTTTTGCGCCTCCTCCGTACCAACATTCGAATGCACTGCCCGAACCGGCAATATTGATTTCCTCTTTGATTATATTGGCAACGCTTTTTTCGACAACCGACATATACAATGGATTGCCTGTAACCTTATATAATTCGAGCAATCCTTCATAGCACGACATCATTTCGTATGCCTTTTGTCCGTTGTCCCACGACCACCAGGTAGCAGGGGAGGGGAAGCGTTGGGAAACAGGAATGTCATCAAGCGCTTTGCTTATAAGTTGAGGACCATCAGGCGTTTCCCATTCCTGCACAATGTATTTGGCAAAAGTAAGAAATCGCTCCTCTCCTGTACGATTATAGAGGAACATGACCGGTTCCAGAAACGAACTACTGGGCATGCCTCTGTAGTTCCCGGTTTTCACAATACTTTTTCCGCTATCCTTTACTTGTTTAATAAGATGGTCTGTCATCTTTATCGCAGAATTCAGCACTTGTTTGTCGTTACTTATGTCATAGTAAGCCAGTAATCCAAGCAAAGTGTATTTGCGGCCCCAGATATCCCAATGTTCAAGCTGATGATCAGGAGAGTAGTTCCCAATATATCCATCGGCAGTCTGAGTTTTTAATAAATCTGTTACAGCCTTTTGGATGATAGAAAGAAGTTCAGGATCCTTGGTATATCGATAGGACGCAATGGCTCCTTGTATCCATTTACCCCAAAATTCACTTTGCCACATACGGCTTTCATTCCTGGAAGTAAATGGATTTACCAGGTGATCAACGTCTTGCGTCTTTACCCGATGGGCAATACAGGCATCAATCCTGCTACCCATGTACCCGCCGATTTTTAGTTGCTCGACAGTGGACTGCTTTTTAGCACCTGCGGCACTGCCTGTTATACTGATACAGCAAAAACATATCAGTAAACATGAAAATTGCAAGGTTATTCGTTTCATAATAGCATGTAGAATATGGTTAACTTATTTTATCTTATAGGAAATTCGGTGACTCGTAAAGTTGTACATCCATAGGGAATGAGTTCGATTTCCTCTTCTGTTCCTAATTCTTCTCCTGCTTGTGAGGTGTAATTAATTGGACCAGCCGAACCTTTATAAAGTTGCCAGCCAGGCATGCGACGTCCTTTTGTTTTAATGGTTATAGGAGCTTCGTTTAAAGTCCATGGATATAAAGCGATCGGCTCTTTCTTTTCTACGGTAAAGCTGGACGAGATATTGTTACTATCAAGCTGGTTGGGAGAAAGAGAGAAATTCCAGGGAGAATTGGAGGTTATTTCGTAATACCAATTTCCGTACTGATTCTTTTTATTCTCTTCTGTTGCTTTTTTTGTCCATGTTTCGTTCATCTTCAGTGCGTACAAAAGTGGTCCGCGTTCAACAACTGCTGCTCCATCGTACCAATAGCTTGCCGAAACCTGCATTGGGAACTCGATAGAAAGTTGGTCTCCGTTTTTCCATACCCGGTTTATTTTCACAATTTGTCCGGCCGAAGCATTTGTTTCCGTAATCTCACCATTTAATTTTACTACAGCTTTACTACACCAAGCAGGAACTCTGAAGTGAAAAGGGAAAAGAGCCGTCTTTATCTTTTTGTCGGGGAATGTAATTGTAAAACGAATTGTTTCCTCGAATGGGTAGGAAGTATTCTCAGTTACTTTTACCGGAACGTTGTCTGCCACCCTAACCGTTAATTCGGAAGGAGCATATACTAAGGCAGCGATACCATTGTCGGCTGTTGCATACCATAGATTCTGCATAAACTTAGGCCATCCTTGGTGAAGGTTGGATGTACAGCAAGGGTAGCCGGTAAGCTCTCCCATGACGATATCCGTTTTTTCGTGCGGAGTCGAAAAGTTTCGTTGATAGTTGGTAATGGTAACCTGGTTTATTTGCTGATAATACTGTCTGGCATCAAAATTATCAGTAATCTGAGTAGGTAAAGCATTGTAAGCGATCCGTTCAAGATGATCGGCCCACTGAACATCACCAGTAACCTCAAGCATCGATTCCAGAGAGTACATCATTTCAACAGCAGTACATAATTCTGATCCACGAGTAGGTTCCCCAAAATGAAGCATCTCGTCGCCGCCCCAAAGACCTGTTGGAAATCCAATAGTGTTACGTATATCTTTTGCAGCTTTCTTTACAGCATCAATTTGCTTCGTATTTTTGTTTTGTTGATAGTATATAACAGGCTCCTTGAAACCTTGGGCAAGATTCACACAGTGCAAACTGTTCTGACGGGACAGATGATCCTGATTTAGAAAAACGTCCGTCCAGTTGAATGACTGTTTGTGAATCAGTTCTCCCAGTGTTAACAGAAAATCATCACCAGTTATATTGTAAAGCCAGTATACAATCATCAAATTATCTCCACCTCTCTGTTCTGCCCAGAAAGTCCACTTTCCTAGCGGATTAGAGGGAAGCTCGGCCAGTTGATAGCGAAAGTATTTTGTAAGAAAGGTAATTACCCGGGGATCTTCCGTTGCTGAATAGTATTGCTGCATTACTTTTAGCATAACCATCTTAGGCCACCAGTCACGGGCATTATCCCGTTGCAATCCTTCCTCCGGATCTCTGTCAGTATCCGGACCAAAGTATCCGTCTTCTTTTTGCGAAGCCAACGTCCATTCAATCCAAGGCTTAACCTTATCAATCAAAGTCTTGTCATTCAAAATATAAGCCAGAGGCAGCAATCCGTCTATCCAATATGGACCACGTTCCCAAACATCCCCATCGCCACCTAGCCAACCATTACGTGGCCCCATTACCTGTTCGTAAACTTTGTCAAGATTGCCAGTCATGCCATCGCGCATGCGTAGCATTTGTTCTTTTAACCAACCGGCAGGTTTGATGGAACCGATAGGAAGTTCGATGTAAGGTTTAGTAATAAGCGGACTTCTGTTGTTTTGATAATTAAGGTTGATAGACCCATCCTGGGGTGTGCCATTCGCGTAAGAAAAAGAGAAAGTAGCAAGAGTAAATAAAAATCCAATAAATAGTTTCTTCATGAGTATTATATATTTTGTTTTTTAACGTACTTCCTGCTACCTGTCGTCCATAACTTTATGGGTGATTTCTAATCCGTTATAAGCCTCGGGCTCGAACAAAAAATCAAAACGGATTACAAAGTTATCAAAAGTTTTTTAGTATACTAAGCAATCATTTCTTTTGGCAAATTATTTTAATTTCTTAACTCTGATGTTTCGAAATTTAACAACCGAATCATGTCCCAGAAACGCGATATGTCCGCTCTTATAGAATAATGACTTCGGTACAGTTTCCGAGGGAGCATCTTTTGTTGCCTCGCTTAAATCGCCGTCAACGATAACAGTCCCATTCAAAATAACTTTTATATGATTCCCATTAGCAATTACTTCCTGATTGTTCCATTCGCCGGCAGGTTTTAAAAATCCCCTTTTTGCGGGAATCCACCCATAAACTGAACCGTGATATTGGTAGGGCTTTAAGTCTTTGTACATAGGAGCTTCATTGTCTAATATCTGCAACTCCATTCCATCATAACCACTTTTAGTAGTAATTATTTTATGCCTTAGCCCCAGACCATTGTTTGCATCTGGTGAAAGTAAAAAATCAAATTTCAATACGAAATTATCAAATTCATCAATCGTATACAAATTCCCATAACCGGAACCGGCGACAGGTTTCATAACGATATTTCCTTCTTCCATAATATATTCGTTTGTATTTGACGTCCACTGAGACATCGAGGTGCCATCAAAAAGAACTTTAAAACCCTCTTTTTTCTCTTGTTTGGATAATTTAAACGGTTTCTTTGTCAAATGATTTTCCGGATCAGCAGAAAAAATGTTACTGTTTATTGTAAACAGTAAAGCCAATAGCAAATATGTTATTCTCATTATAATTATACTCCTTTTATACTTTTATCTCTTTATTTTCAACAAATCGGCATTCCATTCGATAGCTCTTTTTTGTAAGTAACTTTCAGAACTTAACAGGGCCGGAGCAGCCGAACGAACGGCAAAAAGAACATCTGCAGTAAGGGGCACATTATTCCGTATTCCATTAAAAAAATTAAAGAAATGATCGTAATGACCTCCTTTATACCCGTTCTCAGCTCTAAAAATAAACTCACGCGACGATACTTTTTCAGGCTCTTCCATTCCTTGCCCAAGTTCTCGTAAAGCTCCCAATCTATTTTTATCAAGATCGGTTGTCGTTTTTAAAACAACTTTATCCCATCCTACGTCCAACGTGCCCTTCGAACCAACAATTTTAAAATCCATACTTCCCCATTTATTCGAGATGCCGTCCACATAATTTGCTCCCAAAGAGACAGTGAAAGCTCCTAAATTATTTTTGTTAGGGTAATCAAAATACCCCAACATTATATCGGGTGTATCTCGTGATCCATCTGTATAGTGGTGAATTCCTCCTGTGGTGTAGACCTTTTCTGGTCCGTTAGCATCCATTATAAAGTGAACGCTCGCAAGAACGTGAACAAATAGGTCGCCGGCAATTCCTGTTCCATAATCTTTCCAGTTTCTCCAATTAAAGAACCGTTGCGGATCAAACTTATGCTTTGGAGCATTCCCGATAAAACGATTCCACCAAATGGTTTTTTCGGTAGCATCTTCCGGAGCTATATATTTTGCTAATTCTCCGGGAGATCCGGTAAACTGTCCGTCAATAAAATTAACAGTTCCTATTACCCCTTCCCGAATTAGAATCCGTGCAGCTCTGTTGCCCAAGGAAGCCATTCCCTGACTGCCGACCTGAAACAAGCAGCCACTTTTTCTTTGAGCTTCAATTAACGCTTTTCCTTCACTCAATTTATGTATTACCGGTTTCTCGCAATATACATGTTTTCCTGCTCGCATAGCATCAATAGCAATCTGCTGATGCCAATGGTCGGGCGTTGCAATAATTATAGCGTCAACATCTTTCAGCGCAAGAATTTCCCTGTATTCCTTTGTTACAATGAGTTGATTCCCCCATTGTTCTTTTGCCTCATTCAATCGTCTATCGTACAAGTCACAAACACCAACCAGATTTATACCTCCAACGGATAATGCCGTATTCGTGTCTGCAGTTCCCATTCCTCCTTTGCCTATTAAGGCAATCCGAATAGAAGACTGAGAGGAAGCGAATCCTCGGTTGAATACATTTTTTTCAGGAACCTTCGCAGCCAATATAGAGGGTATTTGGTTCGCAGCCACAGTCCCTATCAATAAATTTTTAATGAAATTTCTTCTTCCGTACATAGCTTATAGTTTTAAATAAGTACATGAAGATAGATCGGATACCCTATTTCAGGTATCCGATCTATTAGTTGTTATTATTCTCCCCAAACATAAAATTCTGCAATGTCGCAATTTGCACCACTTTCTGGTCCGTCACCTGCATACCAGAAGGCTTCTGATACAACAAATCGAATATAGCGTGCAACTGTTCCTT is from uncultured Macellibacteroides sp. and encodes:
- a CDS encoding YaaA family protein gives rise to the protein MMVLLSPAKTMAGVSSVKAPDISVPRFVKEASELALYLSQCPVEDLAMFFKVNGSIAAENYRRFREFHSPDVPLLQAILAYTGIVFKRLDPSDFSVDDFNYAQSHLRFTSYLYGLLRPLDGIKLYRLEGDVRLPELNGQSIFEYWRSRLTDILITDCIKAGGVLVNLASGEMKYLFDWKRLTSEVKVISPEFKIAKGDKLRTIVVYTKMARGEMARMILKHRLTDVEMLKQFKWEGFYFRPDLSDTNAFIFVQDGL
- a CDS encoding DUF4382 domain-containing protein, which gives rise to MKKFKWYAYMLLAMGTFMVSCSNDENSADKGTEVKFYLTDAPTLDDYQAINIDIQEVKYSVDGESWVDMPITPATYNLLDFTNGKDTLLSNITLYEGEHISQIRLVLGENNELVLNDGSVVPISTPSAQTSGLKFNVQESIITSSGYSVVIDFDAAKSIVAKGNGNYSLKPVIRAYVVENTSAISGNINPTDVPYFVFTVVGEDTISTVSDTTLNNYFKLHGLTTGTYKVEFQSMDADTVQYSTLVDVFGGTNKDLGVVDLTK
- a CDS encoding beta-L-arabinofuranosidase domain-containing protein yields the protein MGSRIDACIAHRVKTQDVDHLVNPFTSRNESRMWQSEFWGKWIQGAIASYRYTKDPELLSIIQKAVTDLLKTQTADGYIGNYSPDHQLEHWDIWGRKYTLLGLLAYYDISNDKQVLNSAIKMTDHLIKQVKDSGKSIVKTGNYRGMPSSSFLEPVMFLYNRTGEERFLTFAKYIVQEWETPDGPQLISKALDDIPVSQRFPSPATWWSWDNGQKAYEMMSCYEGLLELYKVTGNPLYMSVVEKSVANIIKEEINIAGSGSAFECWYGGGAKQDQATYHTMETCVTFTWMKLCSTLLSLTGNTMYADQIEKTTYNALFASMKDDASEIAKYSPLEGCRHKGEEQCGMHINCCNANGPRAFALLPQIAYQVKENRINVNLFTTSELKTRLNGTQSVYIKQSTNYPVDGSIEMEIIPEKSSRFTVGIRIPAWSEQVSLAVNGQEVTDITRGCYYLLDRTWNKGDKITFTLDLRAKLVQLNNNQAIQRGPVVLARDSRYKDGDVDEAIEFLPKEGYLTLEPENQTSPFAWMSFTTSAITGTNMEEAGAARKIHFCDFSSAGNTWSESERYRVWLPKPLNVMHTEYSNY
- a CDS encoding beta-L-arabinofuranosidase domain-containing protein, whose translation is MKKLFIGFLFTLATFSFSYANGTPQDGSINLNYQNNRSPLITKPYIELPIGSIKPAGWLKEQMLRMRDGMTGNLDKVYEQVMGPRNGWLGGDGDVWERGPYWIDGLLPLAYILNDKTLIDKVKPWIEWTLASQKEDGYFGPDTDRDPEEGLQRDNARDWWPKMVMLKVMQQYYSATEDPRVITFLTKYFRYQLAELPSNPLGKWTFWAEQRGGDNLMIVYWLYNITGDDFLLTLGELIHKQSFNWTDVFLNQDHLSRQNSLHCVNLAQGFKEPVIYYQQNKNTKQIDAVKKAAKDIRNTIGFPTGLWGGDEMLHFGEPTRGSELCTAVEMMYSLESMLEVTGDVQWADHLERIAYNALPTQITDNFDARQYYQQINQVTITNYQRNFSTPHEKTDIVMGELTGYPCCTSNLHQGWPKFMQNLWYATADNGIAALVYAPSELTVRVADNVPVKVTENTSYPFEETIRFTITFPDKKIKTALFPFHFRVPAWCSKAVVKLNGEITETNASAGQIVKINRVWKNGDQLSIEFPMQVSASYWYDGAAVVERGPLLYALKMNETWTKKATEENKKNQYGNWYYEITSNSPWNFSLSPNQLDSNNISSSFTVEKKEPIALYPWTLNEAPITIKTKGRRMPGWQLYKGSAGPINYTSQAGEELGTEEEIELIPYGCTTLRVTEFPIR
- a CDS encoding family 16 glycoside hydrolase codes for the protein MRITYLLLALLFTINSNIFSADPENHLTKKPFKLSKQEKKEGFKVLFDGTSMSQWTSNTNEYIMEEGNIVMKPVAGSGYGNLYTIDEFDNFVLKFDFLLSPDANNGLGLRHKIITTKSGYDGMELQILDNEAPMYKDLKPYQYHGSVYGWIPAKRGFLKPAGEWNNQEVIANGNHIKVILNGTVIVDGDLSEATKDAPSETVPKSLFYKSGHIAFLGHDSVVKFRNIRVKKLK
- a CDS encoding Gfo/Idh/MocA family oxidoreductase, translated to MYGRRNFIKNLLIGTVAANQIPSILAAKVPEKNVFNRGFASSQSSIRIALIGKGGMGTADTNTALSVGGINLVGVCDLYDRRLNEAKEQWGNQLIVTKEYREILALKDVDAIIIATPDHWHQQIAIDAMRAGKHVYCEKPVIHKLSEGKALIEAQRKSGCLFQVGSQGMASLGNRAARILIREGVIGTVNFIDGQFTGSPGELAKYIAPEDATEKTIWWNRFIGNAPKHKFDPQRFFNWRNWKDYGTGIAGDLFVHVLASVHFIMDANGPEKVYTTGGIHHYTDGSRDTPDIMLGYFDYPNKNNLGAFTVSLGANYVDGISNKWGSMDFKIVGSKGTLDVGWDKVVLKTTTDLDKNRLGALRELGQGMEEPEKVSSREFIFRAENGYKGGHYDHFFNFFNGIRNNVPLTADVLFAVRSAAPALLSSESYLQKRAIEWNADLLKIKR